A window of Longimicrobium sp. genomic DNA:
GGCGTGCGGTTCCGCGTCTCCAGCGGCACGCTCTACCGGGCGAGTGAGCACGCGCGGAGCGGCACCGGTGCATCTCTGGTTACAATCGATGAGATCAACCGCGGGCCTGCGGTACAGGTGTTCGGCGACACCATTGTCGCCATCGAGTCGGACAAGCGTCTTGGGTCGGACGGCGAGAGGTTGTTCAGCACCCAGCAATTTGAGGTCATGGGAGACGACGGCGAAGCCAAGCTGTACGAACTCCCCCACCACCTCTACTTGCTGGGAGCCATGAACCAGGCTGACACGTCGGTCGAACCGCTCGACGTGGCGTTCCAGCGGCGTTGGGCACCGTACCACCTGGTTCCCGACCCGGTGGTACTGCTTAAACACTTCGGGCTCGATGCGTCAGCCGAACCAGAGACCGTTGGCGGTAGCACGGGAGACAATGGCCTCCCAGAGGGCCCCGTGTCCGCGGCAGACGTGTATAGGGCGGCGACGCGTGCATGGCTCCAGGTCAACCGGCGCATCGCACTTGGCCGTGGTCGTGACTTCCAGCTCGGCCACGGTGTGTTCATGGCACCCGCGCCTCCACCCCCAGACGCTGCTCCCGGCGCAGCCCTCGACTACGTAAGCCGCGGATGGGCGAAGGTCCGAGCCCACGTGGACGAGGTGTTCTTCGGCGACACGCGCGCGATCGCGGCCGCTCTCAACGTGCAGGACAATCCCGAGCACCCGTACAAACTGACGTCCGAGGCTTTCGCCGGCGAGCGCATGCTCCAGCTCCAAGAAGCGCCCTTGACCGGTACCGACCTGTATCGACTGCTCCGGGCGGTAGGCGCGCGGTGAACGGGTCCGGCCTGCCGCTGAGGCTCGCCTGCACAGAGGGCGTTCCAGAGCACGGCTTCATCGGAGCTGCCGTGCGGCTCGGCGCCATGTCTGCCGCGGAGGTGCGGGAGTCGATCAGGTCGACGTCCGATCGCCTCCGCGGTCTGCTCAGGATCAAGAACGCGCTCTCCGTTACCGGTGAAACGCTGCTTGTCCGCGACTGCGCCGGTCTGATCCGGATCGCGCCAGGGCTCGAACTCGAGGTCGCTCCGAAGTTCCTCGGCGCCAACGAGCCATCATGGCGAGAGGACTTCTTTCTCATTGCATCCGTCGTTCGCACGGGAGCGATCCTTCCGCGCGAACGGCTCCGCGCCGAATCGGCCGACCGGGGCGACCTGGCGAGTCTCGTCGGGCGAGCGATGGTGACGATGTACGAGGATAACCACCGCCGGCCGTTACGCACCTATCATCGCAAGACGTGGCACGAGTTCGCTGCCGACGGGGAACCGGATCCTGAAGACCTGATCCTGCCGGACCCCGATGGGTTCCGGCAGGAGGGCATCTTTCTCGATCGGGAGAACCGCTACAATGCAACGATCCGCGACGCTGCGCGGAGGTTGCTCCCCGAAATCCGGAACCCGGCCACACGCGTTCAGCTCACGCGCGTGGTGGAGGCACTCTCTCCTCAAGGGGCGCCGCGGAACTCTCCTCGTCCGCGTGTGGTCCCGTCACGACACCGTCGTTGGCAGCAGATCTACGACATTTCCCTCCAGGTTCTGGAGGGGCTCGGACTTGGCTTACGCCCGGATTTGCTTCACTCCCCTGGCTACGTTCTCAGAACCTGGTTCGCCTGGGAGGAGCTCCTCAGTCGGGCGTTGCAGTTAGGCTTGGGTGAACATCATGTGAAGGCGAAGGTCTCCTACCCGCTCGGCGTGCGGAGCGGCAAGCGCATCGTGGTCACGCCCGACGTAAGCTACCGACGCGACGCGACGGTGCTGATCGATGCCAAGTACAGAGCACGACGCAAGGACGCTCGTACGCGAATCGCACGGGCAGATGCTTACGAGGTGCTGGCATTCATGCAGGCCGCAGGCGCGAAACGCACTGTTCTGTTATACCCACGCGTTGCACGTGCGGAAGTAACCAATGACCCTCCTGGGAGCTGTCGGCGGTTCGAGAAAATCCAGGTTGGAGAAGCGCAAATCCTCGGTTTGGAGGTCGAGTGCCGCGGGATCGCGGCGTCGGGGTTTCATATGTTCGCGGAAACACTCACACAGTCGGTCGAGCCGTTCCTCGGTTAGCAGAGCGAACCATGGACCCCGACAACTTGGCCGACCTGATCGCGAGAGACGCGGGACTGGGAATTCCCGAACTGGAACCGAGGGACTACGCAGTCCTGCTCCTCCCGGACCTTGACTATGACGCGCAGCTCGTCGCCATTCGGGAGCTGCTCGCCGGGCAAGCTGAGACGGAGAAGGTGCTCGCCCGCCGACTTCGCAACCTCGAAGAGGATGCGCGCAGCCACGTAGGGCTGCATAGCCATCAGGCGCTCGACGAGTGGATGGAACGAGTCCACGCGTCGGTATATCAAGATGCTGCCCACAGCATGGCCGCTGTGGGAATGCTCGCGCCGTTCGCGGAATCGCTCTTCTACCAAGTGTTCATACGACTCGGCAAGATGTGGAGCGAGTCGGCCGTACCTCTGCCGCTGCACCCACGATTTCACCCAGTCGGGGAAAAGACGTGGGATTGCCACTTCGTGCCGTACAACAACGGGAAATGGGGCAAGGACTTGCCCGTCGGGATCAGGCAACTGGCTGACGCGACGGGACTTACATCCGTTCTACCGCGGGATCTCTGGCTTCGGCTGGCGGCGCTCTTTGGCTACCGCAACAAGATGTTCCACAACGGCTTCGAGTGGCCATCAGAGCAGCGCCGCAAGTTCGCGGAGCGCGCCTCGAAAGAGTGGCCGCCTGAGTGGTTCAGATGGGCCACGAGTGGAGGAGAGCCGTGGATCGCGTATATGGAAGAGAGCTTCGTCAGGGATACGCTCAAGAGCCTCGAGGGTGTGCTCGAAGGGCTTGGCAGGTTTGCCATGGACCTGCACGTGCGACTTGCCGCCCCATGACGTGGCGAAGCACGACGTCTACTAACTGCGTCATGAGCTTGGGCGCGCGACGCGCGTGCTCATCACAGCGGAAGAGGGTACCGATCTTCCGTTCGACCAGCAGATGATTCCGTGTTTCTTCTGGAGGGAGGCCGACGGCGACGCGGAGCGGCAGGAGAGGCTAGTCGAATTCTGGGCGAAATACGTCGACCCAATTGGTTCGCTGATCGCGGGAGAGAAGATATCGGGCGACTACATCTCGCCCGACATCGAGGTTTCTCGTCTCGTCCCGCCGGCATACAACGCGTCCTGGTGACCGATACGCCGCGCGATTGCCGCAGCGATCTCGGTCGGCGCCACCTCTGAGAGATCGAATCCGGCGTTCGCCAAGCCGTGTAGAATGCTCGAGACCAACCGCCCACGGTCGATCGATCGCCCGTGGCGCATCCGCGAACGCATCCGCCCGCCTTCCACGTACTCGAATGCGCGTTGATCAAGCCGGATGCTCGTGCGGGCACCAGATCCGGAACGCCTCGGTTCAGCCGGTGTTTCCTCGAGATCAGGCCAGATCCTGTCGTTCAAACCGCCCTCCTCTCTGGACGTCGTTCCGAGCGGTTCGGGAACAAGCTGTTCTTCCGCTTCAGGCGAACTGCCGCCCTCTCGAGTAGTCATTTCGGAATCAGTTGCCGTGCAGGCGGGGACCGGCTATCCAGCCGATGAACAGCAGCACAGAGTAGTGGCGCAAAGCGCGTCCTCCAGCAAGAATTACCTATGCGCTCGCACGGATCCCGAGTTCGCGCGGCGAGCACGCCCGGAGGGAAGTAAACGTCCGACTCAGAGCAAGCGACTCGTGCGCGAGAACGCGCACGAGTCGCTGGTCACCACAGAAGATCTTCGACCGGGATCCTGGCACGGGGTTTCACAAAGAGCAGGCCCAACCGTGATTACCTCACCCGGAGCGTGTAGCTCCCCGTTTCCCGCTGTGCGCCGGACGCCACTCCGACGCGGATAACGTAGGTGCCGGGGGCGAGTTGGGTAGCGATGCGGCCGGGCTCGCCGGCGGCCATGGCGTCGGCGACCGGCTCGCCGGTGCGTGTGAACAGCGCAAGTGTACCGGTCACACCCGGAGACTCGAGGGAAAGGGCGACGCCACGGCGAGAGGAGACGTTCAGCAGGTAGTAGTCGTGGCGCCGCAGATCGTAGCGCATCATCGTCGGCAGGAGGCAATCCTCCACGCTCCACTCGCCGGCGACAACGCCTGATGTCGGGAGCGGCTCCAGCTTTGGACACCCCTCGAACCCGGCCGCGTCCGTGGAGCTCCGGAGCGTGTACCTCCCGAATGCACGTCCTCCACCGCTCGACTCGGTGCGGTTCTCCACCTCCAACCTGTATGTGCCGGGCTGCACCTGCGTCGCGAGGGTCGCAAAAGAGTTCACGAACTCGTCCGCCTTCACCTCCACTCCGTCATCGGTCAGTAGGCGCAGGTGGACCTGCATCCCGGGCGCCTCGACCACTGCCTGGATATCTCTCCGGACGTCCGTGCGGAAGCGCCAGAAGTCCGTGGGCTGGCGCATGCCGGCGTTCAGCGTGAAGCAGTCGGAGACCGTGAACTCCCCCGCGGCCGCGGTACCCGGCACGTAGTCCGCCACTTGGCCGCAGCCAATAGCTTGGCGCGCGGGGGATGCCTGCGGATCCGTGAGTTGGTCGGTCTGCTGCGCGCGAGCGGAGGTGGTGGTGACCACGAGAAGGGCGGCGTGGGCGACGAGCAAACTACGCATGTGCTACAACCTCTGGGGATGGCGGTGAAGCAGTCATAAGCGCGCTTTCAGGCTCAGGTACTCCAAAATGTAGCGTATACCTTATGGTGCCGGGCGCGCCGAACCCGGTAGCGTGGGCCCATGGCTCACGATCCTGGCGTTCCCGTCGGTCCCGCTCTTCGCAGGTTCAGAAAGGAACGAGGTCTTACGATCGAGCAGACCGCGTCGCGTGCGAAGCTGCACGCGGTCTACTACGGGGACGTCGAGCGCGGAAAGGAGAACCCGACCGTCAAGGTGATCGACCGAGTCCTCACCGTGCTTCGACACAGCTGGAGCGAGTTCGGCGCA
This region includes:
- a CDS encoding helix-turn-helix transcriptional regulator, whose product is MAHDPGVPVGPALRRFRKERGLTIEQTASRAKLHAVYYGDVERGKENPTVKVIDRVLTVLRHSWSEFGAAVDELKSEPLQDLD
- a CDS encoding AAA family ATPase, which produces MPDVPALSQQAREVLRLLKDQHNVLISGAPGTGKTRLLAEVSRAFESPPQAAAVPPYRRTGVLLPAAALPGEDWLPSPDRTRRVFPTVFDQKTKYRDFVRGLVPSVAAAGEEAGVRFRVSSGTLYRASEHARSGTGASLVTIDEINRGPAVQVFGDTIVAIESDKRLGSDGERLFSTQQFEVMGDDGEAKLYELPHHLYLLGAMNQADTSVEPLDVAFQRRWAPYHLVPDPVVLLKHFGLDASAEPETVGGSTGDNGLPEGPVSAADVYRAATRAWLQVNRRIALGRGRDFQLGHGVFMAPAPPPPDAAPGAALDYVSRGWAKVRAHVDEVFFGDTRAIAAALNVQDNPEHPYKLTSEAFAGERMLQLQEAPLTGTDLYRLLRAVGAR